The following nucleotide sequence is from Zea mays cultivar B73 chromosome 1, Zm-B73-REFERENCE-NAM-5.0, whole genome shotgun sequence.
CcagctgggcttctttctccacttgcgtgctctctccctatatatctagcggtatactacctatgtcgcctccagatgtccaggtcttcgtcgtgtccttctccggcaacgaataAGTATGTCCACCTTTTCCCTCCCCCTTCTGCTCTACAAAACCTTGGAAATGGGGGAGACGAGGGATgggggtctctgatttgctgcctatggtacccgtgcgttcataaaaaatattatgcaaagagcggagacaatcaataaaaaatcttgagatctttttggtggataatttacgtgggtattgttgtgagccgtcacaacgcacgggtaaccgactagtgGTTGTTAAATGTGGGGAGGAAATAAGGTTAGATAAGAAGTGACTAAATTTATGAAGTTAATTTAGATAGCTTTTGGAGAGTATTTTTATGCTAACTATCTAAATTATTGTTGTAGAGAGTCATTTAGAAAACTACTAGAATTGCTCTTACTAACCATCCCAACCTAGCTAACAATAGCTAATAGCTTGACAAATGACATATCTACCCCTACTTCAGTGTATGGATCTGTTTTTGTTGTTGATAAGCAAACTTACCCTAGCAGCAATGTCAAGCATTGAGTTTTGAAGGCTCAAGGTTAGGTGTGGTTGTTTGGCTTAAACAGCTTGGCTACATGGATCCATACATCTCAATCGGAAAAGTATCAATAGAAGGAGAATCGAACgatatctttttcgaaacaaataaaaaggaaaaaaagagaaCCCAGAAAAAAGAACCATTTAGAATAGCCAAACAGATTATATTTGTTGAGAAATGCAAAATGATATGGAGATGATCCTCATTATCTATTTTGGCCAATTGTATCATTTCCTTGATTTACTAACCTCTATAAGAAACACAGACATGAATAAAAAAGGAATTGTTCGAATAGTATCCACAAATATTACTGAAAACATTGTTAAAATACTTCTACGAGAGAGTTTTATTGAAAGTGTTCGAAAACCTTCCCAACCACGATTTTTTATTCTATTTTGTTATTTCGCATAGAAATAACAAATTCTAACGATACTAAAAAACAGTGGGTTCCATCGTTTTTATGGTTCCCTTTTAAACGGCGAGACTCCTGATGTCTATGAAGGAGTGTGGTTCGTTCGACAAATTCCTACCTCTATCCGAGGTGTTTGGGTTTTGCAAAATTCGACTAATTCACCTGACATTATTTCACCAAGACCTATAATACGAAATAACTTAATATTGGAATAAATCACTCATTATAGCAATTAATAAATGGAAAGAATTTGGCATTAGTTCATGAGAAATTCTGTATGGATAGGGATAAAGGAAGGAAAGAATAAATAAAGATCCTTTTTGTATCGTGTTCCATATCTTTTGTCATACTCTTCTTTCCGCGGGAGGTGTATACTTAAAAAAAAGAATAAAGGGTTAATTCATTCTTGATAGCCATTTCCTTAACCTACATGCCTTCTTGATACGAATTCCATTATTATAAAGAAAATCATGCATGTATTTTTAGTCCCTTGGATCCAAACAAACTTTAGATTATACTAACCATGTAATATTTTAGATGTGCCATGTTTGTAAGCTAGGGCCCAACCATTTAATGTTTTAGATGTGCTCTGTTTGTAAGCTAGACCCCAACCATGTAATGTTTTAGAAGTGCTATGTTTGTAAGCCAGAATCCACGTGAAACACAAGACTGAAAAACACAAGAACAAGAAATACACATGAATAAAACTGAAATTATGCACGAATAAGAGAGATAAAAAAACACACATGATCGTTGTGGGATTGCCCCCTTTGAATGTAGGAAAAGCAAAGAAAAAAATAGGATCCCTATATACCAAATTACTACAACATTCTTTGGTATGCAAGAAATTGATAGCAAGAAAAATATAGGAAACTATTATTTGTGTTTGATTTTATAGTAAAAACTTCCACTCAAAGCCGAGCATCTAAGCATAGGAAACTATCATCGTTTCTTATATTCCCCACGGTTCATCTAAGCATCTTTCTCTATATTTTTCGTTTTTTATTCTATTATATATATACATCCCTATCCAATTCATGCATTTTTCTACCTTCTATTTTTTTCGAACGAGAAATTATGATTCAGGACAGTGCAGAAAAAGAGAATACGGTTAAAGCCGAGCGTTGAAGAGTAAAACTTCCCCCACAAATAATTACTCAACCCCGACGAGAGAAAAAAAAAACACTTTTCATAAAAAAACAGTGTGCCAGCAGATGGGTCCCACCCCACTCCACCCATCAGATCTCACCAACCACCTCACCACACCCCACCCCACCCCCAAAACCACACGAACCCAGAGAGTGGATTATAAATAAGCCCTCCCAAACCCCTTCCATTTCCCGTGCTCCTCTCCTCCTCCTCACCTATCATCGCCGCTGCGCCGTCTCCTCCGCTCCCGTCGTCCGGGTAAGCAACCGCGCGCGGCGCCCCCCTCTCGTTCAtatcgtttcgcgcttggtgttGTGGGGATCCGTGTGTACGTGCGTGGCCGATGCTCTGCTTCCGTCCGCCCCCCGGCCCCCGCCCGATCGGCCTGGCGACGCTGCCGGGATCAGCGTCTGACTGGCCCGCCCATTTTTCTCCTTATCCGGTTGGCCTGGCTAGGTCCGGGTTCGATTATTGGACTAGAGCATCGTCGATCTGGTGATGCGGGTGGGCTGGTTTTGGCCCCCGAGCAGAGCTCTGGATCTGAGCTCTGCTCGGTCCGATGGATCTCGGTCCGATGGATCTGTTGGGAGTGGACAAACTGCTTCGCTCTCGCTTGGCACGCGACCACGCGTTGAGATCTGATAGTTATGTTCCAATCGGCCGCTGGTGAGGTTCTGCCGGGGTTTAGTTTAGTTTGGATCTGAGGGGGGTTTAGTTCAGTTTAGTTTTGGATCTGAGGTGTGTTTGATTTTAGTTTAGACCATGTTGACTTCTGTGACGACGACTAGTACTGGCTTCGCTTTGCGGATCATTATTATTTCAGCTGCTCCGTGCGCGCGGCTCTGTCGAGATCCAACACATTTTTTTTGTTATTATTAATAGTCTATACGAAGTGGTAGCTTGTGCTGGCACCCAGCGCATCAAGCGTCTGTCGTTTGACTGGCTGGCTGCGCTTCCGCATGGTTGGACTTGCCAGATCTTTCTGATTCGGAGGCCGGAATATGCCGTCAGCCACTGCGTGTGAGTGCAGTGTGGAGTGGCATGCGCCGTGCTGATGTCCTGGATCCACCCACTGGTAACCAATTATTATTGGTTAGGTAAAGTGTATCTAGTTGGCCAGCACCCACCCCTCGGGACTGGGCCCCACTTTCTGTTGGTGTGCCCCTTACCTAACTGACCTACCTACTAGGATGAACCTATTTTATTCCTTGATTGAAGCTTTAACTTTTACTAGATGTAGAATCCGATGCATAAGGGTCAGGAGCTTTGTTAGATATACTACTAAATTTATCATAGTATAGTGGTATAGTGCGCACAATGCTGTCTTTGTCGGATTATCAGCAATATACGAGTATGAACATGGAGTTCATAGTTATTATTTTGATTGGCAAAACGTAATCAAAACGTTTACCGTATAAAGTGACTCTTAATTTGGTATTGTTAACGAGACATTTTTTTATATATTATTATGTGGTCGTGACACAGATTCCTGATCTCTGTTGCAAGATCCCGTTTTCAATACTCCCTTCTTTCAGCATGACCTTAATCATATCGTTCTCATCAATAAACATCTGTATTCCTTGTTACAATAGTTGACATGGTATTTCTGACTGTAATTCTATTTATGGCACAGAAAGATGGCGTCCCACATTGTTGGATACCCTCGCATGGGCCCCAAGAGGGAGCTCAAGTTTGCACTTGAGTCTTTCTGGGATGGGAAGAGCACCGCTGAGGATCTGGAGAAGGTTGCTACCGACCTCAGGGCCAGTATCTGGAAGCAGATGGCTGATGCTGGGATCAAGTACATCCCCAGCAACACTTTCTCGTACTATGACCAGGTCCTTGACACCACTGCCATGCTCGGCGCTGTCCCCGAACGTTACTCATGGACTGGAGGAGAGATTGGATTTGACACCTACTTCTCCATGGCCAGGGGCAACGCCactgttcctgctatggagatgaCCAAGTGGTTTGACACCAACTAGTGAGTCCTTTGCCTGCTACCAATGGTAATTTTAGTTTGAGCTTTTGTATTTAATATTTTTTGCTGACAAACTTTGTTCTACTTTTACAGCCACTTTATTGTCCCTGAATTGGGCCCAAACACCAAGTTCTCCTATGCTTCTCACAAGGCTGTTAACGAATATAAGGAGGCTAAGGCGGTATGATACACTCATTATATTTCTGTTGTCTCAGTTTAATGTGTCAGCCTACTGTCCTAATGTTAATTTCCTACTTGTGTACTTGATTTTCTGATGGTTACTAATATATTCCTATTTTTATTGACATTATAATTACCCAATAAGGTCATTCCATAGTTTAGCATGCATTCAGCTAATTGAACCTCAAGTATCGTTCGTTTTTAATCCTGCTCTTAATTAGCAATTTTGTATTAACCCAGAAACTGGGATATACATCCAGATACCTACTTTCTGTAACATTTTGGAATCTTGTTATTGTGGTATTGTCAGATCAAATTGATTGCAAACAGTCTTGGTACTTTTGAGCTTTCTACCTAATTGTTTGAATTTCAGTGTTGGCACATTGAACAAAAATGACCTTCATGGAAACAACAATTTCAGGCTACAGTATGAATGTTTCCTGAGTTGTATTGTGCCTCTGACAAGCTGGTCTTGTCTTGCTTTTGTTGTTTTGTTTTTGCTGAAAAGGATTCCCAGTTTAGTGTATTTTCCTATGCCATAAGCAGAGGTGCATACAGAGTGGCATTACTATAATTTGGACTCTCATTATTTATTTTGTGTTGTTTAGTCTGAAATATAAAAACATGTGTTTTTTTGCTTGTATGGCTTATAAGGTGTTGTTGCTTCTTGCAGCTCGGTGTTGATACCGTGCCAGTACTTGTTGGACCAGTCTCGtacctgttgctctcaaagcctgCCAAGGGTGTGGAGAAGGGATTCCCTCTTCTTTCCCTTCTTAGCAGCATCCTCCCAGTCTACAAGTAAGATTATAAAGAAGTTATTGGCTGCTCTGGCCCTCGAATCTTCAGTTGATAATTTGATGCTTGATGATTGTAGGGAGGTCATTGCTGAGTTGAAGGCAGCTGGGGCTTCATGGATTCAGTTTGATGAGCCCACTCTTGTCCTCGACCTTGATTCTGACAAATTGGCTGCATTCTCTGCTGCATACGCAGAACTTGAATCTGTACTTTCTGGATTGAATGTGCTTGTTGAGACTTACTTTGCTGATGTTCCTGCTGAGTCCTACAAGTATGTTATTTATGTCGCTAGCTCACCCTTTTCTCAGCCATTGCTCCTCCTAGACCCTTTTGTGATGACATCATACTTGCTGTTCTTTTGAATGCAGGACCCTAACATCCCTGAGCAGTGTGACTGCTTATGGTTTTGATCTTGTCCGTGGAACCCAAACTCTTGGGCTTGTCACGAGTGCTGGTTTCCCTGCTGGAAAGTACCTCTTTGCTGGTGTTGTGGATGGACGCAACATCTGGGCTGATGATCTTGCTACATCTCTCAGCACTCTCCAGTCTCTTGAGGCTGTTGTTGGGAAGGGTAATCATGCTTGCACTTATTGTCTGTCATAAAATTGGATTTAGTTACAGCTGGCAATATCTGATAATGCCTACCATCTGTTCAGACAAGCTTGTCGTATCAACTTCCTGCTCGCTCATGCACACCGCTGTGGATCTTGTGAACGAGACTAAGCTTGACAGCGAGATTAAGTCTTGGCTTGCTTTTGCTGCCCAGAAGGTTGTTGAGGTTGATGCTCTTGCTAAGGCATTGGCTGGTCAAAAGGATGAGGTATGGCTGTGTAGTTCTCATTTTCTGATTCTTAACTAGTCCTTTGCGTTTCTTTTTTCCCTTCATACATTTTCCCTTCATACAAACTTATTCATTCTTGCAAATTTCATGTACAGGCTTACTTCGCAGCAAATGCTGCTGCTCAGGCCTCGAGGAAATCCTCACCCCGTGTGACCAATGAAGAAGTCCAGAAGGCTGTAAGTACCTTGCCTGAGGCTTAAAAGCTAACACATGCTAGTCCAGTTTTGATGTGTACCAGCCTCTTTCTACATACTGTTACAGGCTGCTGCTCTCAAGGGCTCTGACCACCGCCGTGGGACCAACGTTAGTGCTAGATTGGATGCCCAGCAGAAGAAGCTTAACCTCCCCATCCTTCCCACCACTACAATCGGTTCGTTCCCACAAACCGTTGAGCTCAGGAGGGTCCGCCGTGAGTACAAGGCAAAAAAGTGAGTTGTCATTTAATACCTAGCTTCACTTGTCTGTATTTTGGCTGGTTTTCTTATTGGAGATTCACATCGCAGGATCTCTGAGGAGGAATACGTCACTGCCATCAAGGAGGAAATCAACAAGGTCGTTAAGCTTCAAGAAGAGCTTGACATTGATGTGCTTGTGCATGGCGAGCCTGAGGTCAGTGCTCTTGAATCCATTCTGCTGGTTTTTGATGTCTAAGAAGATAAACCCCCATACCATGAGTGTAGTCGCATTTAATTGACTTTATTGGCCTATGTTCTACAGAGAAACGATATGGTTGAGTACTTCGGTGAGCAGCTCTCCGGTTTTGCGTTCACTGCCAATGGCTGGGTGCAGTCTTATGGGTCAAGGTGCGTCAAGCCTCCGATCATCTACGGTGACGTGAGCCGCCCCAACCCCATGACCGTTTTCTGGTCGAAGACGGCACAGAGCATGACGTCTCGCCCAATGAAGGGGATGCTGACTGGCCCAGTCACAATCCTCAACTGGTCCTTCGTCCGGAATGACCAGCCGAGGTCAGTAACTAGAGCAAGAACGGTTTGATTTCTGGTGCTCAGAGCACCGTTTTCTTCTTCCGTTTTTGGTACTGACGTTGCTCCTCCCATCTTCCAGGTTTGAGACTTGCTACCAGATCGCTCTTGCGATCAAGAAGGAAGTCGAGGATCTTGAGGCTGGTGGTATTCAGGTTATCCAAATCGACGAGGCTGCACTGAGAGAAGGGCTGCCGCTCCGCAAGGCTGAGCATGCATTCTACTTGGACTGGGCTGTCCACTCCTTCAGAATTACCAACTGCGAGATCCAGGACACCACCCAGGTCATTCTCTTGAACTGTGCGCTGTGGAGCCCTTGCCAGTGTGGGAGAGGTTCACACCAACATTTCTTTGGCACTCCAAACTGATTTCCTTCTGTTGGCAGATCCACACCCACATGTGCTACTCCAACTTCAACGACATCATCCACTCGATCATCGACATGGACGCGGACGTGATCACCATTGAGAACTCGCGGTCCGACGAGAAGCTGCTCTCCGTGTTCCGCGAGGGCGTCAAGTACGGCGCGGGCATCGGCCCCGGTGTCTACGACATCCACTCCCCCAGGATCCCGTCGGCTGAGGAGATCGCCGACCGCATCGACAAGATGCTGGCGGTGCTGGACACCAACATCCTCTGGGTGAACCCCGACTGCGGCCTCAAGACCCGCAAGTACACGGAGGTCAAGCCCGCCCTGACCAACATGGTCTCCGCCGCTAAGCTCATCCGCACCCAGCTCGCCAGCGCCAAGTGAGCACCTTTTTTTTGCCTTTTTCGTTTCCGAGGAGGGCGTCGTCGATGCCAATTTGTTTCCAATAAACAGGGCTGTGCCCGCCGTTCTGTTGTACTCCGTCTGTGGTTAGGTTAGTAGTTTTCTTGATCTCGCCCCCACGCGGTACCTGTTTTACTACTCTCTGTTTGGTGGTTTCTGAGGAAGTTGCCCGTGTACTTGTATCGTAAAAACCGAGTGGGACATCTGCATCGTTTCATCTGCCACCACTCCCCCGAGGTGTGCTGTTTCACGGCTCAAAGAAAGATGTCGTATCGGCAAGCTAAATGCTCCACTGTGTGCAACTATATACACTTGCATTGCCAGGTTTTTTCTTCTTCCAGTTGGTTGCATTCAGATGGTTTGTGGTAGATCAGCAGGGTACTCTGTTTTGTTACATATTTAGCTTTGGCCATTGACATGGTGTACAACAGACGTTTAGTTAAAACACCACATAGTTACAAGCGACACACACTGTTCATTGCAAGGTGCGCCATACGGCCGCGATGACCCCAGCGAGCACGGCCACCGCCGCCGCAGCGTTCACCAGCAGCTGCCGCGCCGGCTCCGGCCTCACGGTCTCCGTCGTCTGAGCGTGACTCGGCACCGCTGGCGATGCCCCAGCTTGGCTGTCCTTCTTGGGTCGCTTCTCATCCCTAGCGGCTTTGTCCACCACCTTCGTGCCTCTCGCTCCACCGCCTAGCTCTTCCGCCCGTTTCGTGGCGTTGGTCTCTTGCGGTTGCGGTTGCTTCTGCCTCTTCTTCGGCTGTTCCTCTGCACCATgaggcggcgccggcgccggagAAGGAGGCGAGACAGGGACCGGCGGCTGCCACGACCACGGGGGAGGAGTCTTCGGCCCAGGAGCAGCACCCGGCGTCTGGTGTGGCGGTGGCGATTGTTTCCGTTCCTCGGTGCCGGCCTCTGTCAGCTCTTCAGCGGCAGGTGGTGCTGGGGCCGGCGGGGATGGAGGCCGACGCGACGGTGGCTTAGGATAAGTACGTGGCGGCTGTGGCGGGGACGGAGAGCGACGCGGTGGTGGCGGCGGGGACGGAAGCCGACGCGACGGTGGCTTAGGATAAGTACGTGGCGGCTGTGGCGGGGACGGAGAGCGACGCGGTGGTGGCGGCGGGGACGGAAGCCGACGCGACGGTGGCTTAGGATAAGTACGTGGCGGCTGTGGCGGGGACGGAGAGCGACGCGACGGTGGCGGCGGGGACGGAGAGCGACGCGACGGTGGCTTAGGATAAGTACGGGGCGGCTGTGGCGGGGACGGAGACCGACGCGGTGGTGGCTGCGGGGACGGAGGCCGACGCGACGGTGACTTAGGATAAGTACGGGGCGGCTGTGGCGGGGACGGAGACCGACGCGGTGGTGGCGGCGGGGACGGAGGCCGACGCGACGGTGGCTTATGATAAGTACGGGGCGGCTGTGGCGGGGACGGAGAGCGACGCGGTGGTGGCGGCGGGGACGGAAGCCGACGCGACGGTGGCTTAGTATAAGTACGTGGCGGCTGCTGGGACGGAGAGCGACGCGACGGTGGCGGCTGGGACGGAGGCCGACGCGACGGTGGCTTAGGATAAGTACGGGGTGGCTGTGGCGGGGACGGAGACCGACGCGGTGGGGACGGAGACCGATGCGGCGGTGGCTTAGGGTAAGTACGTGGTTGTGGTGGCGGCGGTTCAGGAGCAGGAATGGAAGGTTCTGGGCGCGATGGGTGCCGACGTGGTTGAGGTGGTAGAGGAGGCGCCTGCGTTGGCGATGGGTTCTGGCGTGTCAGCGGCGGCGGTTCAGGAGCAGGAACGGACGGCTCTGGCGGCGATGGACGCCGGCGTGGTTGTTGttgtggaggaggaggaggtggcgacggcgacggagtCGGCGAGTGCGACAGCGCGGCGACGATGGGGAGCGTGATGATGAGCTTCTCGCCCTCGAACCTGGCGCGGACGCCGTCGGAG
It contains:
- the LOC541942 gene encoding 5-methyltetrahydropteroyltriglutamate--homocysteine methyltransferase 1, coding for MASHIVGYPRMGPKRELKFALESFWDGKSTAEDLEKVATDLRASIWKQMADAGIKYIPSNTFSYYDQVLDTTAMLGAVPERYSWTGGEIGFDTYFSMARGNATVPAMEMTKWFDTNYHFIVPELGPNTKFSYASHKAVNEYKEAKALGVDTVPVLVGPVSYLLLSKPAKGVEKGFPLLSLLSSILPVYKEVIAELKAAGASWIQFDEPTLVLDLDSDKLAAFSAAYAELESVLSGLNVLVETYFADVPAESYKTLTSLSSVTAYGFDLVRGTQTLGLVTSAGFPAGKYLFAGVVDGRNIWADDLATSLSTLQSLEAVVGKDKLVVSTSCSLMHTAVDLVNETKLDSEIKSWLAFAAQKVVEVDALAKALAGQKDEAYFAANAAAQASRKSSPRVTNEEVQKAAAALKGSDHRRGTNVSARLDAQQKKLNLPILPTTTIGSFPQTVELRRVRREYKAKKISEEEYVTAIKEEINKVVKLQEELDIDVLVHGEPERNDMVEYFGEQLSGFAFTANGWVQSYGSRCVKPPIIYGDVSRPNPMTVFWSKTAQSMTSRPMKGMLTGPVTILNWSFVRNDQPRFETCYQIALAIKKEVEDLEAGGIQVIQIDEAALREGLPLRKAEHAFYLDWAVHSFRITNCEIQDTTQIHTHMCYSNFNDIIHSIIDMDADVITIENSRSDEKLLSVFREGVKYGAGIGPGVYDIHSPRIPSAEEIADRIDKMLAVLDTNILWVNPDCGLKTRKYTEVKPALTNMVSAAKLIRTQLASAK
- the LOC100383840 gene encoding uncharacterized protein LOC100383840, with the translated sequence MDRRQRAAARVFEDFDPEVEWKLAGEEQDVVEIALPGFRKDQVRVQVDNHGVLRATGERPARGGRWARFKKDLRLPDNCDSDGVRARFEGEKLIITLPIVAALSHSPTPSPSPPPPPPQQQPRRRPSPPEPSVPAPEPPPLTRQNPSPTQAPPLPPQPRRHPSRPEPSIPAPEPPPPQPRTYPKPPPHRSPSPPRRSPSPPQPPRTYPKPPSRRPPSQPPPSRRSPSQQPPRTYTKPPSRRLPSPPPPPRRSPSPPQPPRTYHKPPSRRPPSPPPPPRRSPSPPQPPRTYPKSPSRRPPSPQPPPRRSPSPPQPPRTYPKPPSRRSPSPPPPSRRSPSPPQPPRTYPKPPSRRLPSPPPPPRRSPSPPQPPRTYPKPPSRRLPSPPPPPRRSPSPPQPPRTYPKPPSRRPPSPPAPAPPAAEELTEAGTEERKQSPPPHQTPGAAPGPKTPPPWSWQPPVPVSPPSPAPAPPHGAEEQPKKRQKQPQPQETNATKRAEELGGGARGTKVVDKAARDEKRPKKDSQAGASPAVPSHAQTTETVRPEPARQLLVNAAAAVAVLAGVIAAVWRTLQ